In Cheilinus undulatus linkage group 24, ASM1832078v1, whole genome shotgun sequence, a single window of DNA contains:
- the igfbp2a gene encoding insulin-like growth factor-binding protein 2-A, with translation MHISSPFFPLGIAFHRPMIMPRALMPLTMLSYAGCSLLFLSASLAGASLAEMVFRCPGCTAERQALCPKLTEACAEIVREPGCGCCPVCARQEGEMCGVYTPRCSTGLRCYPTPDSELPLEQLVQGQGQCRRKVDTETSTYIQEQREQTSGEAVEPLPEQGVSEIPAIRKPTKETTWLGPKESAVRQHRQEMKTKMKTNKVEETKPARPKQTQCQQELDQILERISKMPFRDNRGPLEDLYALHIPNCDKRGQYNLKQCKMSLHGQRGECWCVNPHTGRPIPSAPTVRGDPNCSQYLRELELELPDTAQI, from the exons ATGCACATTTCttccccttttttcccacttgGGATTGCCTTCCATCGCCCCATGATAATGCCCAGAGCCCTCATGCCTTTAACAATGCTGTCGTACGCGGGCTGCAGCTTGCTCTTCCTCTCCGCGTCCCTCGCCGGCGCCTCCCTGGCCGAGATGGTGTTCCGCTGCCCGGGCTGCACGGCGGAGCGTCAGGCGCTGTGCCCGAAGCTCACCGAGGCTTGCGCGGAGATCGTGCGTGAGCCGGGCTGCGGGTGCTGCCCCGTGTGCGCCCGGCAAGAGGGCGAGATGTGCGGCGTGTACACCCCGAGGTGCTCCACTGGTCTGCGGTGCTACCCGACGCCCGACTCGGAGCTTCCCCTTGAGCAACTGGTGCAGGGCCAGGGCCAGTGCCGGCGCAAAGTAGACACCGAGACCAGCACCTACATCCAGGAGCAGCGGGAGCAAACCAGCG GTGAGGCTGTGGAACCGCTGCCTGAGCAGGGTGTGAGCGAGATCCCAGCAATACGTAAACCCACCAAAGAGACCACCTGGCTGGGGCCCAAAGAGAGCGCCGTACGCCAGCACAGGCAGGAGATGAAGACCAAGATGAAGACCAACAAGGTGGAGGAGACAAAACCGGCACGGCCAAAACAG acTCAGTGTCAGCAGGAGCTGGACCAGATCCTGGAGAGGATATCCAAGATGCCCTTCAGAGACAACAGAGGCCCTCTGGAAGATCTGTACGCCCTGCACATCCCCAACTGTGACAAGAGGGGGCAGTATAACCTCAAACAG TGCAAGATGTCTCTCCATGGTCAGCGGGGCGAGTGCTGGTGCGTCAACCCCCACACTGGCCGACCCATCCCATCAGCCCCCACTGTGAGGGGCGACCCTAACTGCAGCCAGTACCTCAGAGAGCTGGAGCTGGAACTCCCTGACACAGCCCAGATATAG